A window of the Elusimicrobiota bacterium genome harbors these coding sequences:
- a CDS encoding response regulator: MRLQQQVLAVGLPAAIAAGALLASFSRSATESIMIGEAAQRVLPQALDAAARLSAAASSGREAQLLPRVQAIQGFTGAAYAAVVSPDGRVLAHTNVLEQGRRRVDPASRRALDSSAPLVEEIFEAGGRRLLLGLPIWRPEEEFLLSAKDRTRAGTLLLSLPLDVTLESARRVGRQVVGLVLVFCAAALAVTLGLLRMILRRLRAVADATVKVAAGDYGASVPAGSSDELGDLAGAFNRMSAALSRTVVSRNRLEETLSVARATLEASADGILVVAADMRIVTFNRRFVEMWGLREEDVADRDNRRLVLLVTPQVSDPEGFLKRSTHDYDDFEVGEQRDVVRLKDGRVFERISRPYRLEKTAVGRTLTFRDLTPFMEAERMKGQFMANVSHELRTPLNAVVGAAGLLRGTRLDDDQRESVETLSRAAQSLLDLIDDVLDFSKIEADRMTMERVVLRPADVLSDAAALVAPGAAEKGLRLTVDAGEASALRAYGDPGRLRQVLLNMLSNAVKFTESGEIAAALRVRELGEPFVELEFSVRDTGIGITREQGARLFEPFAQADGSTTRRYGGTGLGLAISKSLAALMGGEFGYESVPERGSRFWLKVPLERAEAAAGHGGDGALPPPPPPSRPRDHLRVLIVEDNAINRRLLVRQLARLGCSSEAAANGAEALEALNSGEYGLVFMDCQMPGMDGLEAAAEVRRREAGRRRVPIVAFTANATDADRRRCLEAGMDDFIGKPATLEALSAAIERWDLPVDERVLGNFVELAGAGGDARGLFEDFSTDAAANLAAARAAAGRGDPASAARA; encoded by the coding sequence GTGAGGCTGCAGCAGCAGGTCCTGGCGGTGGGCCTCCCCGCGGCGATCGCCGCCGGCGCCCTTCTCGCGTCCTTCTCCCGGAGCGCGACGGAATCGATCATGATCGGCGAGGCCGCGCAGCGGGTTCTTCCCCAGGCCCTCGACGCCGCGGCGCGTCTCTCGGCGGCGGCCTCCTCCGGGCGCGAGGCGCAGCTGCTCCCCCGCGTGCAGGCGATCCAGGGCTTCACCGGCGCGGCCTACGCCGCCGTCGTCTCCCCCGACGGGCGGGTCCTGGCTCACACGAACGTCCTCGAGCAGGGCCGCCGCCGCGTCGACCCCGCGTCGCGGCGGGCCCTGGACTCGTCCGCGCCGCTCGTCGAGGAGATCTTCGAGGCGGGCGGCCGCCGCCTGCTGCTCGGCCTGCCGATCTGGCGTCCCGAGGAGGAATTCCTCCTCTCGGCGAAGGACCGGACCCGGGCGGGGACCTTGCTGCTGTCCCTGCCGCTCGACGTGACGCTCGAGTCGGCGCGCCGCGTCGGGAGGCAGGTCGTCGGGCTCGTCCTCGTCTTCTGCGCGGCGGCCCTCGCGGTGACCTTGGGCCTGCTCCGGATGATCCTGCGGCGCCTGCGGGCCGTGGCCGACGCCACGGTGAAGGTCGCCGCGGGCGATTACGGCGCGTCGGTGCCGGCCGGCTCCTCCGACGAGTTGGGCGACCTGGCCGGCGCCTTCAACCGCATGAGCGCCGCGCTCTCCCGGACGGTCGTCTCCCGGAACCGGCTCGAGGAGACCCTCTCGGTCGCGCGCGCCACCCTCGAGGCGAGCGCCGACGGCATCCTGGTGGTGGCCGCGGACATGCGGATCGTGACCTTCAACCGGCGCTTCGTCGAGATGTGGGGACTGCGCGAGGAGGACGTGGCCGACCGGGACAACCGGCGCCTCGTGCTCCTCGTCACGCCGCAGGTGTCCGACCCGGAAGGGTTCCTGAAGCGGAGCACGCATGACTACGACGACTTCGAGGTCGGCGAGCAGCGGGACGTCGTGCGGCTCAAGGACGGCCGCGTCTTCGAGCGGATCTCGCGCCCTTACCGTCTCGAGAAGACCGCCGTCGGGCGCACCCTGACCTTCCGCGACCTCACGCCGTTCATGGAGGCGGAGCGCATGAAGGGGCAGTTCATGGCCAACGTGAGCCATGAGCTGCGCACCCCGCTCAACGCCGTGGTGGGCGCGGCGGGGCTCCTGCGCGGCACCCGCCTCGACGACGACCAGCGGGAGAGCGTCGAGACCCTTTCCCGCGCGGCTCAGAGCCTCCTCGACCTCATCGACGACGTGCTCGATTTCTCCAAGATCGAGGCGGACCGCATGACGATGGAGCGCGTGGTCCTGCGGCCCGCGGACGTGCTCTCCGACGCGGCGGCGCTGGTGGCTCCCGGCGCCGCCGAGAAGGGCCTGCGCCTGACGGTGGACGCGGGAGAGGCCTCGGCCCTGCGCGCTTACGGCGATCCCGGGCGCCTGCGCCAGGTCCTGCTGAACATGCTCTCGAACGCCGTGAAGTTCACGGAATCCGGCGAGATCGCGGCGGCGCTGAGGGTGCGGGAGCTCGGAGAGCCGTTCGTCGAGCTCGAGTTCTCCGTGCGCGACACGGGCATCGGCATCACGCGCGAGCAGGGAGCGCGCCTGTTCGAGCCCTTCGCCCAGGCCGACGGCTCCACGACGCGCCGCTACGGCGGCACCGGCCTCGGCCTGGCCATCAGCAAGAGCCTCGCGGCGCTGATGGGCGGGGAGTTCGGCTACGAGAGCGTGCCCGAACGCGGCTCGCGCTTCTGGCTCAAGGTCCCCCTGGAGCGGGCCGAAGCCGCGGCGGGCCACGGCGGGGACGGCGCCCTGCCGCCGCCTCCTCCTCCCTCGCGCCCTCGCGATCACCTGAGGGTCCTCATCGTCGAGGACAACGCGATCAATCGCAGGCTCCTCGTCCGCCAGCTCGCCCGCCTCGGCTGCTCCTCCGAAGCCGCGGCGAACGGCGCGGAGGCGCTCGAGGCGCTGAACTCCGGCGAATACGGGCTGGTCTTCATGGACTGCCAGATGCCCGGCATGGACGGGCTCGAGGCGGCCGCCGAGGTGCGGCGCCGCGAGGCCGGCCGCCGTCGCGTGCCGATCGTGGCCTTCACGGCGAACGCCACCGACGCCGACCGCCGCCGCTGCCTGGAGGCCGGCATGGACGATTTCATCGGGAAGCCGGCGACGCTCGAGGCATTGTCCGCGGCGATCGAGCGCTGGGACCTCCCGGTCGACGAGCGAGTCCTCGGGAACTTCGTGGAGCTCGCGGGGGCCGGCGGCGACGCGCGAGGCCTGTTCGAGGATTTCTCGACCGACGCGGCGGCCAACCTCGCCGCCGCGCGCGCGGCGGCCGGCCGGGGCGACCCGGCGTCCGCGGCGCGCGCG
- a CDS encoding TonB-dependent receptor, with protein MRAMLLLAFAAVPARAQDDVFEFFQEEATVSVASRRPESAWRAPAAVDVVTSEEIKAYGYSSLPDLLRFRAGMDVVCARSADGNRAIVSARGFSRDFVSEMQVLVDGRSAYSPFLGGVYWASLPVQMQDIERVEIVRGPNAALYGSNSALGVVNVVTRKPRSAPAGSLSARAGDRMRATAESAEAGGRLGGLRVSHTFQQIQGNPGPSGVGEANDYLHSNKLNVRGVLTPDARTDLEVLAGGSWQSQGIPGVVPVQRATRAEDFEMLRAARKLDSAGALEAVVSRAGMDVAADPLFAGTVALRTYQYDAELLHRSAWAEERVNSVVGAGRRLTGAYSDQTFAGHPAQQNEIARWFTHHSAKVADELTAVAGVSLEDSQVAGLQPSWQAAALYSPHEDHGLRLSYANAHTMPALFNKHADYRLSAPIRLVGNAELGPQHLSSWEAGWRARALDGALSSELVVYRMEIRDRNFPFVLTPGAPSVVSYDNRNRASAWGVELSEEFTVSAGRAVFANYTYEKIQDDKGPTDVFRTDLRTGTPAHKVNVGGRALLGRGFGVSALLGYKDAYDANSSTRGTRLAIKRSFRLDARASWTPHPDWELFLAGLDLLQPYRVEWADGTVLPRRVEGGVTKRFGL; from the coding sequence TTGAGGGCGATGCTCCTCCTGGCGTTCGCGGCCGTCCCGGCTCGCGCCCAGGACGACGTCTTCGAGTTCTTCCAGGAGGAGGCGACGGTCAGCGTCGCCTCGCGCCGCCCGGAGTCCGCGTGGCGCGCGCCCGCGGCCGTCGACGTCGTCACCTCGGAGGAGATCAAGGCGTACGGCTACTCGAGCCTCCCCGACCTGCTTCGCTTCCGCGCGGGCATGGACGTCGTCTGCGCCCGCTCCGCCGACGGCAACCGGGCGATCGTCTCCGCGCGCGGGTTCTCCCGGGATTTCGTCTCGGAGATGCAGGTGCTCGTCGACGGGCGTTCCGCGTACTCTCCCTTCCTCGGAGGCGTCTACTGGGCGAGCCTGCCCGTCCAGATGCAGGACATCGAGCGCGTCGAGATCGTGCGCGGCCCCAACGCGGCGCTGTACGGCTCGAACTCCGCGCTGGGCGTCGTCAACGTCGTCACCCGCAAGCCCCGGAGCGCGCCGGCCGGGAGCCTCTCGGCCCGCGCCGGCGACCGCATGCGCGCGACGGCCGAGTCGGCGGAGGCGGGCGGGCGTCTGGGCGGCCTGCGCGTCAGCCACACCTTCCAGCAGATCCAGGGCAATCCGGGCCCGTCCGGCGTCGGCGAGGCCAACGACTATCTCCACTCCAACAAGCTGAACGTCCGCGGCGTCCTCACGCCGGACGCGCGGACGGACCTCGAGGTACTGGCCGGCGGCTCCTGGCAGTCGCAGGGCATCCCGGGGGTGGTCCCCGTCCAGCGGGCGACGCGAGCCGAGGATTTCGAGATGCTCCGGGCCGCGAGGAAGCTGGACTCGGCCGGCGCGCTCGAGGCCGTCGTCTCCCGCGCGGGGATGGACGTGGCCGCCGATCCCCTGTTCGCCGGCACGGTCGCGTTGAGGACGTACCAATACGACGCCGAGCTCCTGCACCGCTCCGCGTGGGCCGAGGAGCGCGTGAACTCCGTCGTCGGCGCCGGCCGGCGCCTGACGGGCGCCTACTCGGACCAGACCTTCGCCGGCCATCCCGCCCAGCAGAACGAGATCGCGCGCTGGTTCACGCACCATTCGGCGAAGGTCGCCGACGAGCTGACGGCCGTCGCCGGCGTCTCGCTCGAGGACTCCCAGGTGGCCGGCCTGCAGCCCTCCTGGCAGGCGGCGGCGCTGTACTCGCCGCACGAGGACCACGGCCTGCGGCTCTCGTACGCGAACGCGCACACGATGCCGGCGCTGTTCAACAAGCATGCCGACTACCGGCTGTCGGCGCCCATACGTCTCGTGGGAAACGCCGAGCTCGGCCCCCAGCACCTGTCCTCCTGGGAGGCCGGCTGGCGCGCCCGGGCGCTCGACGGGGCCCTGAGCTCCGAGCTCGTCGTCTACCGCATGGAGATCCGCGACCGGAACTTCCCCTTCGTCCTGACGCCGGGCGCGCCGAGCGTCGTCAGCTACGACAACCGCAACCGCGCCTCGGCCTGGGGCGTCGAGCTCTCCGAGGAATTCACGGTCTCCGCGGGCCGAGCGGTCTTCGCCAACTACACCTACGAGAAGATCCAGGACGACAAGGGGCCGACCGACGTGTTCCGCACCGACCTGCGCACCGGGACGCCGGCGCACAAGGTCAACGTCGGCGGGCGGGCGCTGCTGGGGCGGGGCTTCGGCGTCTCCGCGCTGCTCGGCTACAAGGACGCCTACGACGCGAACTCGTCGACGCGCGGCACCCGCCTCGCGATCAAGCGATCCTTCCGGCTCGACGCGCGCGCGTCGTGGACGCCGCATCCGGACTGGGAGCTCTTCCTCGCCGGGCTGGACCTCCTCCAGCCTTACCGCGTCGAATGGGCCGACGGCACGGTCCTGCCGCGCCGCGTCGAGGGCGGCGTGACGAAGAGGTTCGGCCTGTGA
- a CDS encoding TonB-dependent receptor: MIRSTLFGGLLLAAFSAVPARADDAFEFFREEAKVYTASRRPESAWRTPVAVDVVTAEEIKAYGYRDLWDILRFRAGMDVIDGRSADGNRAIVSARGFSRDLVSEMQVLVDGRSVYSSFLGGVYWASLPVQMQDIERVEVVRGPNAALYGSNAALGVINIITRKPGKKPAGSLSLRGGNRVLSSAEAAEAGGPSGGLRVSHTFEEAPGAPAPNGVGEANDFFHSNKLNVRARLDPDEATSLEFMGGGSWQTLGVPGFSVDTRSAHRHDFQLLRAERDLGSAGALEAAVSRSEFRLNSDRFILRPVDLRVYQYDAEILHRSAWADEKVHSAVGAGWRLAGLYSDQLFTGHPSEKNRVVRGFTHHSAALTDEVTVVAGVSLENSRVGGFQPAWQGAALYSPREEHVFRVSYARAPTMPPLFNKYGDFSLSPATSFLGNPDLAPQQMTSWETGWTCRAMDGRLKSGVALYFMQLEDRNFNFFQSLGPPRVITYDNSNRASAHGVELSEEYAFAAGRALFANYTFERIQDDKGPTDTFATDLRRGTPAHKANVGARTLLGRGLSASALLGYKDAYEANSSTRGTRRQVARSFRLDARLAWTPRPDWEVFLAGQNLLQPYRVEHADGTAAPRLFEGGVTKRFGL, translated from the coding sequence ATGATACGATCGACCCTCTTCGGCGGGCTGCTGCTGGCGGCGTTCTCGGCCGTTCCGGCGCGCGCGGACGACGCCTTCGAGTTCTTCCGGGAGGAGGCGAAGGTCTATACCGCGTCCCGCCGCCCGGAGTCGGCCTGGCGCACGCCCGTGGCGGTCGACGTCGTCACCGCCGAGGAGATCAAGGCGTACGGCTACCGGGACCTGTGGGACATCCTCCGCTTCCGGGCGGGCATGGACGTCATCGACGGCCGCTCCGCGGACGGCAACCGCGCGATCGTCTCCGCCCGCGGCTTCTCCCGCGACCTCGTCTCCGAGATGCAGGTGCTCGTCGACGGGCGCTCCGTCTATTCCTCCTTCCTCGGGGGCGTCTATTGGGCGAGCCTTCCCGTCCAGATGCAGGACATCGAGCGCGTGGAGGTCGTGCGGGGCCCCAACGCCGCCCTCTACGGCTCCAACGCCGCCCTCGGCGTCATCAACATCATCACCCGCAAGCCGGGCAAGAAGCCCGCGGGGAGCCTGTCGCTGCGCGGAGGCAACCGCGTGCTCTCGAGCGCCGAGGCCGCGGAGGCCGGCGGACCGTCGGGCGGGCTGCGCGTCAGCCACACCTTCGAGGAGGCTCCGGGAGCCCCGGCCCCGAACGGCGTCGGCGAGGCCAACGACTTCTTCCACTCGAACAAGCTCAACGTGCGCGCCCGCCTCGATCCCGACGAGGCGACGTCGCTCGAGTTCATGGGCGGAGGCTCCTGGCAGACTTTGGGCGTGCCGGGGTTCTCCGTCGACACGCGCTCGGCCCACCGGCACGACTTCCAGCTGCTGCGCGCCGAGAGGGACCTGGGCTCGGCGGGGGCGCTCGAGGCGGCCGTCTCCCGCTCCGAGTTCCGCCTCAACTCGGACCGCTTCATCCTCCGTCCGGTGGATCTTCGCGTCTATCAGTACGACGCGGAAATCCTCCACCGGTCGGCCTGGGCCGACGAGAAGGTCCACTCCGCCGTGGGCGCCGGCTGGCGCCTGGCGGGACTGTACTCCGATCAGCTCTTCACCGGGCATCCCTCCGAGAAGAACCGGGTCGTGCGCGGGTTCACGCATCACTCGGCGGCGCTCACCGACGAGGTCACCGTGGTCGCCGGCGTGTCGCTCGAGAACTCCCGGGTGGGCGGCTTCCAGCCCGCCTGGCAGGGCGCGGCGCTCTACTCCCCGCGGGAGGAGCACGTTTTCCGCGTGTCGTACGCGCGCGCCCCGACGATGCCGCCGCTGTTCAACAAGTACGGCGATTTCAGCCTGTCGCCGGCCACGAGCTTCCTCGGCAATCCGGACCTCGCGCCGCAGCAGATGACGTCCTGGGAGACGGGCTGGACCTGCCGGGCCATGGACGGCAGGCTGAAGTCGGGAGTCGCCCTCTACTTCATGCAGCTCGAGGACCGCAATTTCAATTTCTTCCAGAGTCTGGGCCCCCCGCGCGTCATCACCTACGACAACAGCAACCGCGCCTCGGCCCACGGCGTCGAGTTGTCCGAGGAGTACGCCTTCGCCGCCGGCCGCGCGCTCTTCGCCAACTACACGTTCGAGCGGATCCAGGACGACAAGGGTCCCACCGACACCTTCGCCACGGACCTGCGTCGAGGGACTCCGGCGCATAAGGCTAACGTCGGGGCCCGGACCTTGCTGGGGCGGGGCTTGAGCGCCTCCGCCTTGCTCGGCTACAAGGACGCCTACGAGGCGAACTCCTCGACCCGCGGCACCCGCAGGCAGGTCGCGCGCTCGTTCCGCCTCGACGCGCGCCTGGCCTGGACGCCGCGGCCCGACTGGGAGGTCTTCCTCGCCGGCCAGAACCTCCTTCAGCCGTACCGGGTCGAGCACGCCGACGGCACCGCCGCGCCTCGCCTCTTCGAGGGCGGCGTGACCAAGAGGTTCGGCCTTTGA